The Gasterosteus aculeatus chromosome 17, fGasAcu3.hap1.1, whole genome shotgun sequence genome includes a window with the following:
- the abhd14a gene encoding protein ABHD14A: protein MNFLRNRLVVLGLVLLATLLLYLLLPSIRQGSMEPSLEAQRMGLMGTPPPPIPTINVSIRTGQLPGDPPLFFREALPVDGAGRQILPRLQVVLLHGQAFTSKTWEELGTMALLATNGYQALAMDLPGYGKSPDSEALKTDQNRVDLLSRFMESLGVRSAVLLSPSMSGHYSIPFLMKNNAQLQGFIPIAPVGTRSYTPQQYQNIQVPTLIVFGAMDTNLGAQSHKNLIQLPNHFVLKLEGARHACYMDKPREFHQGLIDFLSKLK, encoded by the exons ATGAATTTCTTGCGGAATCGTCTTGTTGTTCTGGGCTTAGTGTTGTTGGCCACGTTGCTGCtgtacctgctgctgccatccaTTCGCCAGGGCAGCATGGAGCCATCCCTAGAAGCTCAAAGAATGGGTCTGATGggcacccctcctcctcccattcctACCATCAATGTGTCCATTCGCACCGGACAGCTACCCGGGGACCCTCCACTCTTCTTCAGAGAAGCTTTGCCTGTCGATGGAGCTGGACGACAGATATTGCCAAG GCTGCAAGTGGTCCTTCTGCATGGCCAGGCCTTCACATCCAAAACCTGGGAGGAGCTCGGGACGATGGCCCTACTCGCAACTAATGGATATCAGGCCTTAGCCATGGACCTTCCAG GTTACGGAAAATCACCAGACTCTGAAGCTTTGAAGACTGATCAGAACAGAGTGGATCTCCTTTCTAGATTCATGGAGTCTTTGGGTGTCCGATCAGCCGTGCTGCTGAGCCCCTCGATGAGTGGACATTACTCCATCCCCTTCCTCATGAAGAACAATGCTCAGCTACAAGGCTTCATTCCCATAGCACCAGTCGGTACACGAAGTTACACTCCACAGCAGTATCAAAACATTCAG GTTCCCACTCTAATTGTGTTTGGAGCCATGGACACAAATCTGGGTGCCCAGTCCCACAAGAACCTCATACAACTTCCTAATCACTTTGTGCTTAAGCTAGAAGGAGCTCGGCATGCTTGTTACATGGACAAACCCAGAGAATTTCACCAAGGCCTGATTGACTTTCTCAGCAAACTGAAGTGA